A genomic stretch from Chiloscyllium plagiosum isolate BGI_BamShark_2017 chromosome 45, ASM401019v2, whole genome shotgun sequence includes:
- the LOC122544016 gene encoding probable G-protein coupled receptor 139 produces the protein MELAIIPNIEKIYYPILALIGVPGNLVAIVTLSRGKCGLSNCITRYLVAMAVAGLFVIIFDVIFYEINRIYFSYSFLDYTPVCSLNIALLFTAIDCSVWLTVTFTFDRLIAIRCQKMRERYCTERTATIIIATVFVLSIIENIPIYFENEHQEVIDNIKWFCSVKSNLSNLPIWVAYFFFDITLTPFLPFVLIVLLNALTVQHIIQANDVRKGLRGSKNCDDPNDREMENRRKSIILLLAISTCFILLWMTTFVHFICTQFAGIQFMLTDYSDPFAIMEHTGYMLQRLSSCTNTIIYAVAQSRFREELIKFATS, from the coding sequence GCAATCTGGTGGCGATTGTGACTCTCTCCCGTGGAAAATGCGGTCTTTCTAATTGTATCACACGTTACCTGGTTGCTATGGCAGTGGCAGGTCTATTCGTGATAATATTTGATGTCATATTTTATGAGATTAACAGGATATATTTTTCCTATTCATTTTTGGACTATACACCCGTTTGTAGTCTTAATATTGCCCTGCTTTTCACAgccattgattgttctgtctggctAACTGTTACTTTCACCTTTGATAGATTGATTGCCATTCGCTGCCAAAAGATGAGGGAAAGGTATTGCACTGAAAGAACCGCGACCATaattatagccactgtgtttgtatTGAGCATCATAGAAAACATTCCAATCTATTTTGAGAATGAACACCAGGAAGTCATTGACAATATAAAGTGGTTCTGCAGTGTAAAATCAAACCTTTCAAATTTACCGATATGGGTAGCATACTTCTTCTTTGACATTACCTTAACCCCATTTCTACCATTTGTATTGATCGTGCTGCTGAATGCTTTGACCGTACAGCATATTATCCAGGCCAATGATGTTAGGAAAGGACTCCGAGGAAGCAAAAACTGTGATGATCCTAATGACCGAGAGATGGAGAATCGGAGGAAATCGATCATATTATTGCTGGCTATCTCCACCTGCTTTATACTCTTATGGATGACAACTTTTGTACATTTCATTTGTACACAATTTGCCGGCATTCAGTTTATGCTTACAGATTACAGTGACCCCTTTGCCATCATGGAACATACTGGATACATGCTGCAGCGTTTGAGTTCCTGCACAAACACCATTATTTATGCAGTGGCACAGTCTAGGTTCAGAGAAGAATTGATTAAGTTTGCTACTTCATAA